The following coding sequences lie in one Yoonia sp. G8-12 genomic window:
- a CDS encoding ABC transporter permease — protein MSRNLIIGTVLTALFIMLAAVSFVWTPADIETLDIPNRLQAPNAANLLGTDHFGRDILSMIMMGARTSIAVALLAVGIGMALGIPLGLLAAARHGSFLDELIMRGNDLVFAFPSLVIAILITAVFGASAVNAIIAIGIFNIPVFARLTRGAALPLWERDFILTARVCGKSATRISIEHILPNITNLMIVQGTIQFSLGILAEAALSYIGLGAQPPTASWGRMLADAQTLVSIAPHVALVPGIAIVLMVLGLNLMGDGLRDWLDPRIRVVRT, from the coding sequence ATGAGCCGCAATCTGATCATCGGCACAGTCCTCACCGCGCTTTTCATCATGCTCGCGGCGGTGTCCTTTGTCTGGACCCCCGCCGATATCGAAACGCTGGATATTCCTAACAGATTGCAAGCCCCCAACGCAGCCAATCTACTGGGTACTGACCACTTCGGCCGCGATATCCTGTCGATGATCATGATGGGCGCGCGCACCTCGATTGCGGTCGCGCTGCTTGCCGTGGGCATCGGCATGGCGCTCGGTATCCCTTTGGGATTACTCGCTGCCGCACGGCACGGATCATTCCTTGACGAACTGATCATGCGCGGCAACGACCTCGTCTTCGCCTTCCCCTCGCTCGTCATCGCCATCCTGATCACCGCAGTATTCGGCGCCTCTGCCGTCAACGCCATCATCGCTATCGGCATTTTCAACATCCCCGTTTTCGCCCGTCTGACACGGGGCGCTGCCCTGCCTTTGTGGGAACGTGATTTCATACTTACGGCCCGCGTCTGCGGCAAATCCGCCACGCGCATCTCCATCGAACATATCCTGCCCAACATCACCAACCTGATGATCGTGCAAGGCACAATCCAGTTCAGCCTTGGCATTCTGGCCGAGGCCGCCCTGTCCTACATCGGCCTCGGCGCACAGCCCCCGACCGCCAGCTGGGGGCGTATGCTGGCAGACGCGCAAACGCTGGTCAGCATCGCACCCCATGTCGCGCTCGTGCCAGGCATTGCCATTGTGCTGATGGTGCTGGGGCTGAACCTGATGGGCGACGGCCTGCGGGACTGGCTCGATCCCCGCATCCGGGTGGTCCGTACATGA
- a CDS encoding ABC transporter ATP-binding protein, whose amino-acid sequence MSLLAIKDLSLSIGNTEILHDIDLDIQAGEIVAITGESGSGKSMTALAVMGLLPRGSAATGKVILDGTDILKTAESDLCKMRGNAMGMVFQEPMTALNPVQTIGAQVAETILIHQKTPKAEAHNRATAMLERVGLKVSPKRYPHELSGGQRQRVVIAMAIALRPKLLIADEPTTALDVTTQARILDLLRDLVREFDMGLLLITHDLAVVADVADKIAVMQHGRVVESGETRHLLAHMQHPYTKALFAASAHAVSLPEAPEASPMLQVKNVARDYPMARTALLGPRPVFRALHDISLHINAGERVGLVGESGCGKSTLTRAILGLEDVQAGEITLDGDPVFRGRHPNLAVRRKMQVVFQDPYSSFNPRHRVDRLITEPFHLLPTPPTGQARITAIAKALTDVGLSPDDAGKYIHEFSGGQRQRIAIARALIIAPELIIFDEAVSALDVSVRAQVLDLIAELCRKRPLAYLFISHDLSVVRTVTDRVMVMQAGKIVEQGETETVFTHPQHPYTQTLIAAAPKLPDLGRAG is encoded by the coding sequence ATGAGCCTGCTTGCGATCAAAGACCTGTCATTATCCATCGGCAACACCGAAATCCTGCATGACATTGATCTGGATATTCAGGCTGGTGAAATCGTGGCAATCACCGGCGAAAGCGGCTCGGGCAAATCCATGACTGCACTGGCGGTCATGGGTCTGTTGCCGCGCGGTTCGGCCGCCACAGGAAAAGTCATTCTGGATGGTACCGACATCCTGAAAACGGCAGAAAGCGACCTGTGTAAAATGCGCGGCAACGCGATGGGCATGGTGTTTCAAGAACCGATGACCGCACTGAACCCTGTGCAAACGATTGGTGCACAGGTCGCCGAAACGATCCTGATCCATCAAAAAACACCCAAAGCAGAAGCCCACAATCGCGCCACAGCAATGCTGGAGCGGGTCGGGCTGAAAGTGTCGCCCAAACGCTATCCCCATGAACTGTCAGGTGGGCAGCGCCAGCGTGTTGTCATCGCCATGGCCATCGCGCTGCGCCCTAAACTGCTCATCGCGGATGAGCCGACAACAGCGCTTGATGTCACGACGCAGGCGCGCATTCTCGATCTGCTGCGCGACCTTGTGCGCGAATTCGATATGGGGCTTTTGCTGATCACCCACGATCTGGCCGTCGTGGCCGATGTCGCCGATAAGATTGCCGTCATGCAACACGGGCGCGTCGTGGAATCCGGCGAAACCCGCCACCTGCTTGCCCACATGCAGCACCCTTATACCAAGGCCCTTTTTGCCGCCTCGGCGCATGCCGTGTCGTTGCCCGAAGCGCCAGAGGCGTCCCCCATGTTGCAGGTCAAGAATGTCGCGCGCGACTATCCCATGGCGCGCACCGCCCTGTTGGGTCCGCGCCCCGTCTTCCGCGCCCTGCACGACATCAGCCTTCACATCAACGCAGGCGAACGCGTCGGGCTAGTCGGTGAAAGCGGATGTGGAAAATCGACACTAACACGGGCTATTTTGGGCCTTGAGGACGTACAGGCCGGTGAAATCACGCTTGACGGCGACCCTGTTTTCAGAGGCAGACACCCCAACCTTGCCGTGCGGCGCAAGATGCAGGTGGTCTTCCAAGACCCCTACAGCAGCTTCAACCCCCGCCACCGCGTTGACCGTCTGATCACCGAACCCTTCCATTTACTGCCAACCCCGCCCACCGGCCAAGCGCGCATCACTGCCATTGCAAAGGCACTCACCGATGTGGGCCTCTCGCCCGATGACGCGGGCAAATACATCCACGAATTCTCAGGCGGACAGCGCCAGCGTATCGCCATCGCCCGCGCGCTGATTATCGCACCCGAACTCATCATCTTCGACGAAGCGGTCTCCGCGCTTGATGTGTCGGTCCGCGCCCAAGTGCTCGACTTGATCGCGGAACTTTGCCGCAAACGGCCGCTGGCCTATCTTTTCATCAGCCATGATCTGTCTGTCGTGCGCACTGTCACTGACCGCGTGATGGTCATGCAGGCTGGAAAAATCGTTGAACAAGGTGAAACAGAGACTGTTTTCACTCATCCACAACACCCCTACACCCAAACGCTGATTGCAGCAGCACCAAAGCTGCCGGACTTGGGAAGGGCGGGATAA
- a CDS encoding glucose 1-dehydrogenase: protein MRLKGKKAIVTGGGSGFGAGIARKFATEGCHVFVVDINLEGARSIADEIGGTAIVCDVSNAESVSNMAKTVLSQGPLDILVNNAGITHLPSALEDVTEDDFDRVFAVNMKSVYLTARAFVPHFKERKRGAILNVASTAGISPRPRLNWYNASKGWMITATKTMAVELAPDGIRVNAINPVAGDTPLLKSFMGGDTPEIRAKFLSTIPLGRFSTPEDMGNAACFLCSDEASMITGVAMEVDGGRCI from the coding sequence ATGCGACTAAAAGGCAAAAAGGCCATCGTAACTGGGGGTGGTTCCGGCTTTGGTGCGGGGATCGCACGCAAATTCGCGACTGAGGGGTGCCATGTTTTCGTCGTTGATATCAATCTGGAAGGCGCGCGGAGCATCGCGGATGAAATCGGCGGCACCGCAATCGTCTGTGACGTCTCAAACGCGGAATCAGTATCTAACATGGCTAAAACCGTCCTTTCCCAAGGGCCCTTGGATATTCTTGTCAACAACGCGGGCATAACCCATCTGCCCAGCGCGTTAGAAGACGTGACCGAGGACGACTTTGACCGCGTCTTTGCCGTGAACATGAAATCGGTCTACCTGACCGCCCGCGCCTTTGTCCCCCATTTCAAAGAGCGCAAGCGCGGCGCGATCCTGAACGTGGCGTCCACCGCGGGCATATCACCGCGCCCGCGCCTGAACTGGTATAACGCGTCCAAAGGCTGGATGATCACCGCGACCAAAACGATGGCGGTTGAACTTGCCCCCGACGGCATCCGCGTCAACGCGATCAACCCCGTGGCGGGCGACACGCCCTTGCTCAAATCCTTCATGGGCGGGGACACACCAGAAATCCGCGCCAAATTTTTGTCCACGATCCCACTAGGCCGTTTTTCCACCCCCGAGGACATGGGCAACGCTGCCTGTTTCCTGTGCTCGGACGAGGCGAGCATGATCACCGGTGTCGCAATGGAGGTGGACGGTGGCCGCTGTATCTAA
- a CDS encoding P1 family peptidase: MAAVSKGPRNLITDVAGLRVGNAQDDHIKTGTTVLAGDKPFTASVHVMGGAPGTKETDLLAPDKTVEQIDALVLSGGSAFGLDACSGVMDGLRAMGRGFAIGAMRIPIVPGAIIFDLINGGAKDWDENPYRALGREALQNASEEFATGTAGAGTGAMAAMQKGGLGSASLILPDGTTVGALVVVNALGSVTTPGDKHFWAAPFELGGEFGGAGPDPTTGHVTPAKSRKEQAMMLQATQGANTTIAIVATDAPLNKTQCHRLAVTAHDGMARAIVPSHTPLDGDLVFGVSTGEGAAVDQTKFREIAAAGAVCLSRAIARGVYDATKAPGDIIPTYRDMNG, from the coding sequence GTGGCCGCTGTATCTAAAGGACCGCGCAACCTGATCACCGATGTCGCGGGACTGCGCGTTGGGAACGCACAGGACGACCACATCAAGACCGGCACTACGGTACTTGCGGGTGATAAACCCTTCACAGCCAGCGTGCACGTCATGGGCGGCGCTCCGGGGACCAAGGAAACCGATCTGCTCGCCCCTGATAAGACCGTGGAACAGATCGACGCGCTTGTGCTGTCGGGCGGGTCGGCCTTTGGGCTTGATGCCTGTTCCGGGGTCATGGACGGGCTGCGCGCGATGGGGCGGGGGTTCGCGATTGGCGCAATGCGCATCCCCATCGTACCCGGTGCGATCATCTTTGATCTGATCAATGGCGGAGCAAAGGATTGGGACGAAAACCCCTACCGCGCGCTGGGGCGCGAAGCGCTGCAAAACGCGTCCGAGGAATTCGCCACAGGCACGGCAGGGGCTGGCACCGGCGCAATGGCCGCCATGCAAAAAGGCGGGCTTGGGTCTGCGTCGCTGATACTGCCAGACGGCACAACCGTCGGCGCGTTGGTCGTGGTCAACGCATTGGGCAGCGTCACAACACCGGGCGACAAACACTTCTGGGCCGCCCCGTTCGAACTGGGTGGCGAATTCGGCGGCGCGGGCCCCGACCCAACCACAGGGCACGTGACCCCCGCAAAGAGCCGCAAAGAGCAAGCAATGATGCTACAAGCCACCCAAGGGGCCAATACAACCATCGCGATCGTCGCCACCGACGCACCCTTGAACAAAACCCAATGCCATAGATTGGCGGTGACCGCCCACGACGGCATGGCGCGGGCGATTGTGCCATCGCATACGCCGCTTGATGGTGATCTGGTGTTCGGTGTGTCCACAGGCGAAGGCGCAGCCGTCGATCAAACCAAATTCCGCGAAATTGCCGCAGCAGGGGCTGTTTGCCTTAGCCGTGCAATCGCGCGCGGGGTCTATGACGCGACAAAGGCCCCCGGCGACATCATCCCTACCTACCGTGACATGAATGGCTAG
- a CDS encoding NAD(P)/FAD-dependent oxidoreductase, with product MTDQSYDVIVVGAGLMGSAAARHLAEMGVKTALVGPEEPVVKASHTGVFASHYDQARITRKIDTRKNWARFAQEAIARYPEIAKKGGQPFYTPAGVIVAGTEVGAERDYILNAQRHAQANGVAHRPLRGAELAAQFPEFAFPEGILALHEEVDAGWINPRLHVKAEITAAAKAGATLHRDTVVRISEAAGTAQVHCAGGDVLTADRVIVACGAFSKAEGLLPDPIPMRVYARTIAFFELDAGEAARLSKMPSVIYVPPGRYEDPYILPPVLYPDGKTYIKIGGDAVDTELHTVDDMIAWFRSGGDPVAGAAMSEILIELMPDLKYRSISYDSCATSFSPNGNPFIYSQTDHIIALTAGNGAAAKCADEIGRLGALVATGGSIPEIYEGAFAP from the coding sequence ATGACAGACCAAAGTTATGATGTGATTGTGGTGGGCGCCGGTTTGATGGGCAGTGCCGCGGCGCGTCATCTGGCGGAAATGGGTGTGAAAACCGCACTGGTTGGACCGGAAGAACCTGTCGTGAAGGCCAGCCATACGGGCGTTTTCGCCAGCCATTATGATCAGGCGCGGATCACCCGCAAAATTGATACGCGCAAGAACTGGGCCCGTTTTGCGCAAGAGGCGATCGCGCGCTATCCCGAGATCGCCAAGAAGGGCGGGCAGCCTTTCTATACGCCTGCGGGCGTGATTGTAGCTGGAACGGAAGTGGGCGCGGAGCGGGACTATATCCTGAATGCGCAACGTCATGCGCAGGCGAATGGTGTCGCGCACAGGCCATTGCGCGGTGCGGAATTGGCGGCGCAGTTTCCTGAATTTGCGTTTCCCGAAGGAATTTTGGCGCTGCATGAGGAGGTTGACGCAGGCTGGATCAACCCGCGCCTGCATGTGAAGGCCGAGATCACGGCGGCGGCCAAGGCGGGTGCTACACTGCATCGCGATACGGTCGTGCGTATTTCTGAGGCGGCTGGCACCGCACAAGTCCATTGCGCGGGCGGTGATGTATTGACCGCCGATAGGGTGATCGTGGCCTGTGGCGCCTTTTCCAAGGCCGAGGGGCTTTTACCAGACCCGATCCCGATGCGGGTTTATGCGCGCACGATCGCGTTCTTTGAACTGGACGCGGGCGAGGCCGCGCGGCTGTCAAAGATGCCTTCGGTGATTTACGTACCACCGGGCCGGTATGAAGATCCTTACATCCTGCCGCCGGTGCTTTATCCCGATGGCAAAACCTACATCAAAATCGGCGGTGATGCGGTGGATACTGAACTGCACACCGTGGACGACATGATCGCGTGGTTCCGCAGTGGCGGTGATCCGGTGGCGGGGGCAGCGATGTCGGAAATTCTAATCGAACTAATGCCGGACCTGAAATACCGGTCGATCAGTTATGATAGCTGCGCGACGTCGTTTTCACCGAATGGCAATCCGTTTATCTATTCGCAGACCGACCATATCATCGCCCTGACCGCCGGAAATGGGGCCGCCGCGAAATGCGCGGATGAGATTGGACGGTTGGGCGCGCTGGTCGCGACCGGTGGCAGCATTCCGGAAATCTATGAAGGTGCCTTTGCGCCCTAG
- a CDS encoding ferric reductase, with translation MCWNLSSVLRPALIWGALALAVFVPVIAAANSPLLQWRDPLYIFAGLAGVVGMTMMLVQPLLAIGVLPGVSLLASRRLHRAVGAALVLAVLGHVIGLWMTSPPDVIDVLLFRSPTPFAIWGVLAMWAVFGAALFAVLRPRFPLRAWRWGHTVLVGLAVVGTVVHAVQIVGTMEVVTKIALSVLVVTALLWAIVRRRVWAMGLRRL, from the coding sequence TTGTGCTGGAACCTGTCTAGCGTGTTGCGGCCTGCGTTGATTTGGGGGGCATTGGCGCTGGCCGTCTTTGTCCCCGTCATTGCCGCCGCGAATAGCCCGCTTTTGCAGTGGCGCGACCCTCTCTACATTTTTGCAGGACTTGCCGGTGTTGTCGGCATGACGATGATGCTGGTGCAACCTTTGTTGGCGATCGGCGTGCTTCCGGGGGTGTCTTTGCTGGCGTCCCGCCGTCTCCACCGTGCTGTTGGCGCGGCCCTTGTGCTGGCTGTTCTTGGCCATGTGATCGGGCTTTGGATGACGAGCCCGCCGGACGTGATTGATGTTTTGCTGTTCCGCTCTCCGACGCCCTTTGCCATATGGGGTGTGCTGGCGATGTGGGCCGTTTTTGGTGCGGCTTTGTTTGCCGTTTTACGCCCGCGTTTTCCGCTGCGTGCATGGCGGTGGGGGCATACGGTTTTGGTTGGTTTGGCCGTGGTCGGCACAGTTGTGCATGCGGTGCAAATCGTGGGCACGATGGAGGTGGTAACGAAAATCGCCCTTTCTGTGCTGGTTGTGACCGCGCTGCTGTGGGCTATCGTTCGGCGCAGAGTATGGGCTATGGGCCTGCGGCGCCTTTGA
- a CDS encoding twin-arginine translocation pathway signal has translation MKHPLITRRSTMALGAAALITPVAGILSPAAAAGLAPTPTMRGGANNYRPDAPIVDRIGGGGFWMTGTVRRAGDGAPLAGQRIQMWAHTTEGHERDAHSHGATLTDADGVFRLEMPQIVPAFGQAHGHLAYDSGEFKTVFLRPVMASPNDTTLNVEFVLEPV, from the coding sequence ATGAAACATCCTTTGATCACGCGCCGCAGCACGATGGCTCTTGGTGCTGCTGCCCTCATTACACCTGTTGCCGGGATTTTGTCGCCAGCCGCCGCTGCTGGCCTTGCGCCGACGCCGACGATGCGTGGTGGTGCCAATAATTACCGCCCTGACGCGCCGATTGTGGACCGGATCGGCGGCGGTGGTTTCTGGATGACAGGGACCGTGCGCCGCGCTGGTGATGGCGCGCCTTTGGCGGGTCAGCGGATTCAGATGTGGGCGCATACCACCGAAGGGCATGAGCGTGATGCGCATAGTCATGGCGCGACGCTGACGGATGCAGATGGTGTGTTCCGTCTTGAAATGCCGCAGATCGTGCCCGCCTTTGGTCAGGCTCATGGGCATTTGGCCTATGACAGCGGCGAATTCAAAACAGTTTTCCTGCGCCCTGTGATGGCAAGCCCCAATGACACCACCCTGAACGTGGAATTTGTGCTGGAACCTGTCTAG
- a CDS encoding ABC transporter permease, with protein sequence MTGTAIISALAIWGAGWFINARLAKSAAANTRLVKLLVPAIFGLTLLIMWELLVRLLEISPIILPPPTMIAERFANETPTLRADFQQTIIKGAMTGYVVGMFAAFAIAVLADRSDFLTRGILPVGGFMAALPIVGIAPIFVRWLGSDWESKAAVVAVMVFFPILVNTVAGLRDTTAMQRDLMRTYGAGYWPTLFKLRLPAAMPFIFNGLKIATTLALIGAIVAEFFGSPTVGMGFRISTSVGQLALDMVWAEIVVAALAGSAFYGLMAWIEGRVTFWHPSQRK encoded by the coding sequence ATGACCGGCACGGCGATTATCAGCGCATTGGCGATCTGGGGTGCGGGTTGGTTTATTAACGCGCGCCTTGCCAAGAGTGCTGCCGCGAATACCCGTCTTGTAAAGCTTTTGGTGCCTGCGATCTTTGGTCTGACGCTGTTGATCATGTGGGAGCTTTTGGTGCGCTTGCTTGAGATCAGCCCGATTATCCTGCCGCCACCCACGATGATTGCGGAACGGTTTGCGAATGAGACGCCCACGCTTCGGGCTGATTTTCAGCAGACAATCATCAAAGGGGCGATGACGGGCTATGTCGTTGGCATGTTTGCGGCCTTTGCCATCGCCGTTCTGGCGGACCGGTCGGATTTTCTGACGCGGGGCATTCTGCCGGTGGGTGGGTTTATGGCCGCGTTGCCAATTGTGGGGATTGCCCCGATTTTTGTGCGCTGGCTGGGTAGCGATTGGGAATCAAAGGCTGCTGTTGTCGCGGTAATGGTGTTTTTCCCGATCCTTGTGAACACGGTGGCCGGTTTGCGTGATACAACCGCGATGCAGCGTGACCTGATGCGGACGTATGGTGCGGGCTACTGGCCGACGCTGTTCAAACTGCGTTTGCCTGCGGCGATGCCGTTTATTTTCAACGGGCTTAAAATTGCGACCACTTTGGCGCTGATTGGCGCGATTGTTGCTGAATTTTTCGGCTCTCCTACGGTTGGGATGGGCTTTCGCATCTCCACCTCGGTCGGCCAGCTTGCTCTTGATATGGTGTGGGCAGAGATTGTCGTGGCAGCGCTTGCTGGAAGCGCATTTTATGGTTTGATGGCTTGGATCGAGGGGCGGGTGACGTTTTGGCACCCATCGCAACGCAAATAA
- a CDS encoding ABC transporter permease, protein MKSLLPILTVVGAIILFWIVSVVPMNMHLTADLAQRQDIAVTPDTPVARQEYSGIGLALRNPQLFGMTYTLDRPRLPSPHQVAVEMWNTIVMQNITSRRSLVYHGWVTLSATLLGFAIGTGLGILLAVGIVYNRAMDMSVMPWAIASQTIPILALAPMIIVMLGAIGIQGLFPKAVISAYLSFFPVVVGMVKGLRSPDGMQLDLLRTYYASPAQGFWKLRLPASVPYLFASLKIGISASLVGAIVAELPTGARAGFGARMLVGDQYGQPLVTWAALFAAALTAAALVGFFSLAERWTLRRMGMHAV, encoded by the coding sequence ATGAAATCACTGCTGCCTATCCTGACTGTTGTGGGCGCGATCATATTGTTCTGGATCGTCTCTGTGGTGCCGATGAACATGCATCTGACGGCGGATCTTGCCCAGCGTCAGGATATTGCGGTGACGCCGGATACGCCTGTGGCGCGGCAGGAATATTCGGGGATCGGCCTTGCGCTGCGCAATCCCCAACTATTTGGTATGACATACACATTGGACCGCCCGCGCCTACCGTCGCCCCACCAGGTCGCGGTGGAGATGTGGAATACGATTGTGATGCAGAATATCACGTCGCGTCGCTCGCTGGTTTATCATGGGTGGGTGACGTTGTCGGCGACCTTGCTGGGTTTTGCGATTGGTACGGGGCTCGGTATCTTGCTCGCGGTTGGTATCGTTTATAACCGCGCGATGGATATGAGCGTGATGCCGTGGGCGATTGCCAGCCAGACGATCCCCATTCTGGCGCTGGCGCCGATGATTATTGTGATGCTGGGGGCGATTGGTATTCAGGGGTTGTTCCCCAAGGCCGTGATCAGTGCCTATCTCAGTTTCTTTCCTGTGGTCGTTGGGATGGTGAAAGGGTTGCGAAGCCCTGACGGGATGCAGTTGGATTTGTTGCGTACCTATTATGCCAGCCCTGCGCAGGGATTTTGGAAACTGCGTTTGCCTGCCTCGGTGCCATACCTTTTTGCTTCGCTCAAGATCGGGATTTCGGCGTCGCTTGTAGGGGCGATTGTCGCTGAATTGCCGACTGGTGCGCGCGCGGGGTTTGGCGCGCGGATGCTGGTGGGCGATCAATACGGGCAACCTTTGGTCACATGGGCCGCGCTCTTTGCAGCAGCGCTGACTGCAGCGGCTTTGGTTGGGTTCTTTAGCTTGGCGGAACGCTGGACGCTGCGCCGGATGGGGATGCACGCAGTATGA